The DNA region AAAGTCCTTTTTGGAAAAGCTTCAAATGACAGGAGTAatatatttcattttcttttattattctttcttcaaaaaaaaaaaaacttttattttGAAGTGGATGCACATGTTTTGTGCTTCTATTACATATATATAGTCcaataattcacatttttttgCAGTTAGATGCTCACATGCAATGTAAAATAAGATTAATTAAAGATAGCTTATTACCATTGAACTTTAGATAAGACTAAAGATTCCCAGGAGCGCTTACCCAAATATTTCTTTTATATTGTATAAGAAGTTCATTTTCAACTCCTATTTATAGTGGATGTAGACCGTATGCAATTCTATATAACACCAAAATGATATGGTGCAGCGGATGAGCTGCTCTTCTCTTAATAAGAGGTCTTACGTTTGAGTTCAAGGTATGAAAAAATCCTTGGTAGAAAGCGCTTCTCCCCAAAACAGCCCTACGCGACGCGAAATTCGGATATAATCAGACTCCAATGCAGggattaggggtgtacaaagcaaaccgacaaaccgcatcaaaccgataaaccgagaaaaaaacccgattagtggtttggtgttgaaaaaaaaaaaaactgaccataattgatttggtttggtttggttttagctaaaaaaagtcaaaccgaaccaaaccgacccgATATTACGTGTATtcgatttttaaaatattttatacctaaaaatattttttgtaatgtaatttgtaaatatttcttaaattttttcatagttttttgtcttttataatattattttaagcttgaatttagaattttgaatgccaataaattttatatcccattgatgttagtaactcaaataaagtccaaagtccaaatcaaaaccaactcaacaaaaaaaattcaattctaacactaggaatgatagtaatgttggatatctattttttagttttgcataattggtttagagcgtaaaaatacatagcttaattttttctttttggtcATGGAATTAATATTTAtcagccgtacttattttagcataacttaGTATTTAGATTAAAATAAGtatttctttatggcttattaattagtaATACTTGTTTTAAtcgattttattattttttttgttgaatattttaatacgatatcatcacccatctcacattttgtgttattttcttaagaaacaccttagttatatagttgtatcttactaggactaaataaATATATGAAGTAAAAatcatatgttttgtatgaagactttttcggaaaaaaaccccaaaaaatcgaataacccgagaaaacccgaagtTGAAAAGGCCAAATTTTATTAGTTTGatttggtttataaatttaaaaactcgACGCAATTGATTCGATTTGGTATTTGAAAagtccgaaccaacccggtccatgtacccCTAGCAGGGATGAGTACAAATTGTATTCTTATGATATTTTTGGATCATTCAAATATTACTCATTGTGCACGTGATTCGTTTGCTTTTTAATTTAAGTTTTGTTGTTCTTTAGTATCAGGATTACGTTGGATAAGTAAAATTGGTCTAAGATATTTAAATCTATAGAAGATATTTACAGCCATATATTGATGTTCTCAAACATAAATGGAGAATCTAGACCTCCAAACAGGTAAATAGTTGAGTTTGAAGATTCAATAGTGATAGTTTTACATAGttgatattttatatataaaattttataCTATTAGTCCATTTAATATcgaccgcgcatcgcgcgggtaagAATACTAGTATAGCAATAACATGAATTTTTCATATTATTTATACCATAAAAATACATAGTATATTTCAGATGTAAGAATTTGATACCATGCATATAAATATTAATATACTTACTACTAATATGCTTGCTAGTGTTAGAAACTTAAATATCCTGCGTGACATAAGTCCTGTTGACTCTTTTGTTGCTCAAACAAACGCATCGTCTACTGTTTGTGATGCGCCTACTAGTTCTACTAAGACAAATCTGCCAGCCCATGAGGGCTTCTATTATGGCTTGTAATATTTCTAACGTTTAATATATTAGTATCCGTATTAGTACTCAAAAAACAAACgcaaaagggtcaaatatacccttctactttgttttattgttgAACTTTATCCCCCATTATATTTTTTGGTCATTTATACCCCTACTGTAAACAACAAATTTCGAGTCCAGAAAATAAATAATCAAGACGGGAAAATTGAGTAACAAAATGTAGTATTTAATTTCAAGTATGTCACGATTGAAACAAGTTGTAGTtcgaatatatatataaatttactTGCAAGTTTAAGAGGCTATGTATTAACCTTTGCTTTACCAGCTTCTGTATCGGTAGCACATGTTTTGCCTGAATTACAAACGGAACTTATTTTACTCATGTACCTAGCTTGTCCTATGGTTTCTTACTATACCGAAATAGGATTCATGGTAACACTaaacatgctacaacacacaatCACTCTGCTCGATCTCTTTTTTCTCGTTTAAAGTCTTCAAGGTAATTTTATGAATTCTATTTATGAAAATATGAATTCATAATTAATGGAGAAGCCTACTAACATTTAGATGCTTTTATTATtgtatttatttttattctttttaaAATATCATATTTGTTATAAAATAGGCTATATTTATTACTTTTAAaagatatgttattattgtataTAATTCTTGCTAATTAATGTGATAGGTAAAAATCTCTTTTTCTTGCGGGCATTTTGTTTTGGGCTTCTCCTGAATGACAATTGGGCTCCGCCTGTGGGTTGTGAGTTTTGTTTTGTGTGGGGTACTTTGCACGAttatccttcaaaggcactggcctttaattttgtccctcaaattgctggtctttaatttttgtccttcacttaAAAAGATGGCTGAAAATATTCTGAGGTTCTGAGTTCAAACTCTTGCTtaatcagcaaaaaaaaaaaaaaaaattaaaggcgTAAGTTCTTATGAAACTATGTCGATTCGCTACGCGGAACTTCATTTCTACGAACATTTGCCGGACAAGACCTAGGTTTTATGTAAttgcgaaattattattattttcgactCTGTTGGGGATCAAACCCAGAATCTCTGGTGCGAAAGGGGTACTTTAGCCCAATTGTTTTCATTAAATGGCAAGtttggccaaaaattaaagaccagctaattgagggtcaaaaattaaagaccaataagAATGAAGGACAATCCACGCAATTTTTTGTTAGGAAAAAAACATAACTAGGCAATAgttaaaaaataatttcaaaatCGTAGCAGCATTAGTTAGTTTTCATTTCATAGCAAGTAAAAAATTAAGACCTTCCAAAAACAATCCCTAGAATTAAGCTGAACTCGGATCAATCCCAAATGAAAGTCTTCCTATTTTTTTGGAAATATATTTATCTTCCATAACTAAAACAATCATTCAAATTTTTATTCATCCTTTCCTTTTCTAAGAGATATTTTTCAGAAATAATAAAAGTTTCCAGCATATGTGTATTTATCTAATTATACATGACACATTAGTTTCATATTTCCAGGACAAAGTTTCTTCCAGGGTAAACAAAAGAGGGAACTACCAAAGCGAGCCTGCAGATCGCACAATCTAGCGagaaacaaaataaatagagatTCAAATGGTAGACACCTACTATATACATAAAtctcataaacaacatcaatcaCTAAGTGAGTGGGGGATTGTTAGTGTTAGTTAGTGTGATTGATGGGGAAGTATTGAGAAGAGATTTTGGTGAATAGGTACCTATTTACCAAAGGTACCTATTCCTAAGAGATGTATCTGTTGGTTTGAATAGACACTTAGGTATTATAAATATCTGATTATTCTCAAATATGAATcagatttttctttctctttcactTTCATTACAAATCACAACATTTTGTTCTTGTGGAAAATTCAAATTAATTGCTGGTATTCGAATTTTGGAGGCTTTGTAAAATCTTGGAGGAATTCTGCTACCATCCCTGCACCAACGAAGTGGAAGacttaaattccttaaggacagaGAATATTCTATCAAAGTCGGATTAGTCCTTCCCCACTTCTGAAACCTATTTCTCTAACATATAGTACATGTAAATCATGAGTcaggaccaaaaaaaaaaaaaaatggttaaagAACCACAATTTGTCTTGCAAAACAGTATCGAGAATCCTAGCCAAAGCTTTCGTGGATTGATCTCCGTCGTTGATCTCTTGATTGGCAATTTAGTCCAAACATAatttttatattaataataattAATTCAAAAGAATCGTAacgaaaaaaaatcaaaataagagAGGTAACCATCATATCGTAAGCTAAGAGAGAGGTTAGTGTTATTAAGTCATACGTGAGGGGAAGTCTCTGAAATTATccctgattataaatatgttCAAAGAATTATTACAACAAAAATATGCAAATTAATAGAGATAAGCGTAATATCATAAACCACAAGAAATGTTTTAGTGTTGCGAAACGAAACTTGAAAGGATATCTTTGAAAAAAATATACTCCTATATTAACTACAACTAAAATAGTAGTACAACTATTTATTAAAATCAGTTGACTAAGATGAGAGATGACTGAACGTCAACGCTAAAAATGACAAGTCAGAAATACTACCTTTCTGGGTAATTTGagtccgtttggattgacttataagttgcttataagttgttttcagttttttttagtgtttggctgaccagcttaaagtcattttgtgcttaaaataagctcaaaaaaataattgggcccatttgacttagcttatctaaagcagcttataagctgaaaacagcttataagctaaaaaaataagttagactaccccaatttttttttttggcttataagctgttttcagcttataggcataagcccatctaAACAGGCTCAAATCTACTCCAACTTAAATGaaaacttagagcccgtttggattggcttataagttgcttataagctgtttttagtttttttgaatatttggctggccagcttaaagtcattttgtgcttaaaataagctcaaaaaaataattgggcccatttgacttagcttatctaaagcagcttataagccaaaaaaaaaaaaagttagactacccaacttattttttttagcttataagctgtttgcagcctataggcataagcccatccaaccAGGCTCTTAAAGAAGGACGTGTGCTGGGGGGCATCATCTAATTATACAAGGTATGGTTCCTTCTCTAGCTTTCTCCGTTCTTTTCTGTTTATCCTTTATATGTTGTTCCTTAAGCTATATGTTAGGATATGGagtatttttttaataaataagtagtagaatgagaaCAAAGAAATTGAAGGCAACAGGAACTATCATAATTTAATTTCCTCTTTGCTTGTTTAGGAAATTAAatttcagacaagaaaaaagaaagaacgaGTTCTAAAAAGGTTGAAtcatttttttttggtgggggatACATGTGTTAAATTAATGAAAGATTGTCTGATAAATATAATTTTTACGATAATTTTGTCGTAAAAAataagtttctcctttttcaaagAAGAAGTAATTCGATTTCTAGTCAAACacctcaaataaaaaaaataattactttttatttagaaggaaaaaaaaagtgttttggCTTCCTGGAAGCTTAACCAAACAGATTGGCGATATTAGCACTTTTAGTCCATGAATTATTGATAAATTTGATTTTAGTCCTTGTGATATTCGACAAAGCATAATTAGTTGAAATATATATTACTATTTTTAGAATAATATTACTGTTACATATAGAGTCATAGTACAAATTTAAGATAACACATGATTTAACATAACACATGAGTAACTAAGATGTAGAACAATTAATTATCATGGTAAATGTGTGAATATTTACCATAAAAGGATTGAGATGAGTGCATGTTTTATTTAAGGGAAGGTCAAATGTGCTTAATCAAATATCTCAAGACCGCAGTAAGAAATTGTCAATATTTGAGGGATCATAAGTGCTATTAACCCACCGGATTATTGcactctccgtcccaatttatgtgacacgctttcttttttagtctgttccaaaaagaatgttacatttctatatttataaacaatttgactttatgagatgatttaaaGTCACTCAAATatataaggcttgttttggatcacaaattttaattttttttttcttaaactctgtgccacataaattgagacggatgaATGGAGTAGTTTAGTTCTTAAACTATGCACCTAATTGGCATAAAATGAAAGAGAGTGATGATTCATAGATTTTTATGACTTCGAATATTGTAGATTGGAAGTTTACGTGACTGGATTTGACTAACAATGGGAAAGCTTAGTGTATCCAAGTGGAAAGTTCAGCTGGCTAACACAAACCGTTCAGAGAGGGGTGGCGCAAATACTAAATCAACTAAACCATAGAATAAAGTTGTGAATCCACAACCTCAGCATAAAGTTGTGAATCCACAACCTCAGCATATTGCAACAGATCCACTACCATCTCAGCGAATTGCAACAGAGCCGGTTTGACACTATTTGGAATGGCTCTCTCATATTGAGAAATTCTGTCTAGATAAAGGGCGGTGCGTCTAGACGGGCGGAATGGATGAGCGAAAGGTGTCATGCCATGGAGTGGGGAATAGCCCTTGTCTCATGGGAGATAACTAAATGCACCTCGAGGTGCTGCCGAGGAACTGAGGGACCTTCTCGAGCACAGGATAGGTAATTGAGAGATAGAGCTAGCCTATTCGTTATGGGAAATCAATGCTCCGGGCCAAATAGAGCTTACCTATCGGTGTAATGCTGTTGGATATAAATGCCACTCCTAGTTCTGCGGCAGGCTCTAATCGATATACAAGGTTATCATCCTTTCCTGGAAAAGTTGCCTTTATATCGGGTGGTGTGGCAAGGAATGTTGCCGATTGCATGTCTAAGCTTAAAGCAAAATCATTAATGATAAGCGCTGTTGGACATGACTTGGCAGGAAATTTCCTATGGGAAGAATGGAATGCGACAGGATTATCCGTGGAAGCTATTCTGAGACACAAAGATTCTGATACTGCTGTCAGTTGCAATACCTTTGATGGGAAAGGCGAACTGGCTGCTGCTCTGGCTAGTGTTGAATCAATTGAACCATTTCTCACGCCCGATTGGATTGGGAGGTTCAAAGGAGAAATAAGCTCTGCTCCGATATTGATGGTTGATGCAAACTTGAGTTATCATTCTCTAGAGGCAACTTGTCAAATGGCCGATCATTCCCGTACCCCTGTCTGGTTTGACCTTGCATCAGTGGCCAAATCTGGAAGAATTACTTCTGTGGTCGACTATGTGCGTTTTGTATCGGCCAATGAAGATGAACTTATTGCCATGGCTAATGCCTTATACGGTGTAGACAAATTTCCTCCAGTTCGGAGAGATCATAGCACTACCGTGGAATCTTTATTTGAATTGCTTAAACCAGCAATTCAGGTTTTGCTACAGAAAGAGGTTAAGGTCATTGTTGTTAACGTCAGATCAGATGGGGTATTCTTATGTTCCAAAGCCAAGTCCGATCTTGGGCGACTGGATTTTAGGGGTGACCAACCTCCTCCTTGCAGTAAACAGTTGTCTGAAGCTGTTGATGCAAAATGGTCCATAGGTGCTTCGAAGTACAACTTGTTCTCAGATTTCCTTGCTGTCCATTGCCCTGCACTTTCTGCAACAGTAGTGAGGGATAAAGGAGCTGGAGATTGCTTGGTTGGTACGACAATAGCTTCCTTGTGTGCAGGTTTAGATGTCATGCCAAGTGTAGCAGTGGGGATTGCTGCTGCTAAATTTGCTGTTGAAGTAGAAACCAATGTCCCTTCAGAGCTTTCTTTGGACAGAATTGCATATGATGCAAAGACGTATGTGCACTCTCGTATGTCAGTCAGCCAAAGGAACAGTACCAAAAATTCATCATACCTGTCAAAAGAACTTGTCACGTCCCAGCCACCATCACAAAACAAAAACATTAACAATCCACTGCTATGGCAATCACAATCACAAAACTCAACTGGTGGTAATCATGCTCCTTTAAGTAGGGGAACAGCTAATAATTACCAAATTAGTCGAGGTCATGCTCGTCAAATTGACGAACAAATGATTGTAAGAGGCCAAGAATACGAGCAACCAATCAGTAGGAGTATTATAAACCAGCTCCCTCAACCAAACGTGCAAGCAGCGCCACAAAAGAAAGATGCTGTAGAAAAGCCAAAGTACACGAAAATACTGAAAGTTAATCTCCCACTAGAAGCAATTCAAAAGGACAAATTTGAAGAAGAAAGTCAAGTGGAGGAGGAGCAGGAGGAGGAAGATGCCCAAATGCAGGGGGAAACTGTACAATCCAGAAAGGCAAATAAAAGGTCTGCCAAAGTAGCACGAGAAGCATATCAGCGCGCTGCAGCCACTGGAAGAAACAAACATAAGTTTACCAAGTACTGAAGCTAATTAATAATAGGTGTATGTATCAGCCGCTACATTTTCATGCTTCTTTTTTATCCTtttctccccctttttttttctttttccatttcTCCTGAAATGATCCAGAGAGGATTGAGAACTTACCTTTACTTCTTGTTACTTTCAGAAATATATGTTTCAGTCGCTAGAGGAAGATCGAGAgcaaatccaattctgttttttcGTTTTTGGTGTTAAAGTTGTTATCTGAATGTTGAAGATTAACCTACTTTTTTCGTGTTATTGCGGCATTGGCCTTACTGCATGAGTTATACTTTTTGCATTCTTGTTCATGCATGAATCCTCTTTTCCCAATCTCTCCCAGCTAGTTTTATAGCTTGTGTGGTTAAGTTTTCAAAATTTACTATATTTGAAAAAAGTGTTTTTGTAAGAAGTGCTTTTCGAAAGTGTATCTTTAGAAAGTAATAATTTGTGCTTGGAGCGATAACATGCTTGGTCAAGGTTCCAGAAAATGCTTCTCGGGAAAATCAAACACTAAATTAATCAGAAAGAAATTACTCTATTTTTCATGTTGAGAATAAAGAAGTTTATCCATATTCTTATGAATCAGTTTATTCATCATTATAGACGGTATAAGCAAAACAAACATCGGGTGTGTTCGggatgaaggaaaatgtttttcagaaaaataagtgagtttcttattattttcttgtgttcggtacgtaagcaaaaaatattattttaaaaacctaatttgtatataatctagactaATACTATGGGAGGTGGGGGTGGGGGATAGGGGCGTGAAGTGGTGGGGATGGGGGCTACGGGGGTggtgaagatgaggtgtgttgAAGAGTGAGGAGGACACAATCAATGTAGAATGTCACTTGTgaaacttgtttttcctacttcCACACGTAGTCATTTTTCTCAATTTTAAGAAATTTGTTTTGctagagaaaatattttctaaattttttttaCCAACCGAATAGGTGAAAGTTGGAACACATTTTCTGAAAAATGTTTCCTCTACCGAGCACATCCATCAAGATTGACAAATTTATTTACTCCTGATTGACAATCTTTTGCACCTGAAAATGATCTCCACCCTCCTATTTTCTGTTTTCTAAATCATCACAAACCCCACCTCGTGCAACAAGGAATTATTAATTTGGAGAATTTATCTAATTGCCCATTATCATACAAAGAAGATATCACAAATCAATTCTATAATCATCACAACTCCCACCTCGTACAATAAGGGATAAATGAAGGAATATGTTTCTAAACTTATGTCATTTGGTTTCAATGTATCTATGACAAAAATGTTGTGGACCTGGAGTCGCAAATGAGTCTAAAGAATTGCAAATTCGATTTGGGCAAAAAAGTGCGAAGGAGCTGGGCGAAAGTCAAGTAATTCACGGGTTGAATTGGGCTTAATACTAGGCTAAGTTGGGCAATCCTTTTAAAACAAGTTACGTCCGCGGGTTAAAAATCAGCTCATGATAAATTATCTTTTGCCCAACCCATGAATTCTGCATGGGTCATATTTGACACCCCTAGTTTTAGTTGTCTGAAAATTTTAATCGCATACTAAATAAATCGTATAAAATTCAGGAGATAGTCAAGTATTTTAATATGCTTCTCCAAACGAGCTGGATCACTACCATTATTAAGTACACTACCTGAGTTATTATAAAAAGAAGCCATGTGAAGAGCCTTCTATATATATAGCACTACGAGAAAGTAGAGATACGACTACATTTATTTGGTGACATTTCAAATAAATGTCGGGAAATAAGGAATTTCTTGACATTTATGAACAAATGTCGTAAAAAGAGACATTTGATGCCAAATGTCATAAGAAGAACGACATCTGGGGCAAAATGAAGACATTTAGTACCAAGTGTCGCTAAACTAACGACATTTGTTACAAAATGTCGTTATTTTTAATGACATTTAGCTAAAATGTCATTAAAACAATGACATTTGATACAAATGTCGAATAGTATTATGACATTTGTAGCAAAATGTCGTTAAACAATGACACTTGATATAAATGTCGAATACATTATGACAATTGTTTTAAATGTCATATTATTAATCAGTAATTACCGACATTTAGACCTAATATTGGAAACCTGAATTTTTTAAATTATCCATCATTCTTTATAGGACAAAGGTcaaaaatcccccccccccccccccccccccccgccgacTATTTATGTTAAAAAGTATCTCGTTTTTACCGTTGCTGTTATCTAGATGACTCAATTTTGCCCTTATGGGCTAACGCAACATCATACATAAAGGGATATTTTGGCCATTCCATAAAGTTCAAGGACCAATATGGATCATTTGCAAAGTTCAACGACAAATTCATTTAAACACTACACCCTAAACAATTTATTTAAATCCAAAGAATGATAATTAAGATGTCACTAATATTGTGAATAATCTTTCAAAGAGGACAAATACATGTTAGAGTACatcaatttaatttaattaattaaacatgtgaattatttttttctttaatatatcctcacttaattatgattttaaattattttCTACATACATTACTTGATTTATCCAAACCAAATTTGAAATTAATTACTATGTCAATTTGTAGGAAATCTTATAGTTAGGAGAGAAACAAAATGATTTACCTTTAAACTTTGTGAATGATCCAGGTTtatcctatatatatatcatcttcGTATGGTGGCGCGATGTTCTATGTGAATTCACGTTCGAAGGACATTGTACCAAAGTCATACAATTAGGACCACAATATGCatggttttattttgtttatggcATCGAAGGTTATGTtcttttttgggcttctaattctCATTCCTTTTTGGCACCTACGTTATAGATTGAAGGTATTTGCCCGTTGAATCACGAATAATCTAAATTTCTGGCAAGGATAAAAGTTTAAGTCATCAATAGAAATATGAAGATTGATAGTAACTCAAAAAACGAGCCTATATTATTGCATACTTACTAATTGAGAATATTGCAAGGATGAATATCCTTTGAACATCCTTTTGAAACTAGCTATAGAAAATCGAAATTTACAACTAGGGGTGGGCAGCATACGGTATTTAAAGCTTCAGTACGGTAATTTCAATTTTCGGgttctaaaaatactataccattaccataAATATCAAACTAATTCGATATGGTTCAGTTTAAATTCGATTTTGGTATTTTGCGGTACTACGGTAAATCACTAATCATAGTTTGATCGACTTCAacttacatattcatatcatagagaattatgacttcggctatttaagaaacgtctcaattatatcgtactaacaactcacacatgtaaaaatattcttgactatataaattgggacagaggagtACACCATTACTGTCTATAACTAGTTAACTCCGTACAAATTCCTAATACAAACAGTACGATTTGGGACTGGTCATAGGATTAGCACATTGGATTTCCGTTCAGAAATGTTAAGTTTGATTGATTATGAAATGCTTTGTTAAGCTCATCTTTCAGTTGGATAATACTAGTGTTCAGCACTACAGGAATGTCTAATATATCTTCGACTAGTGGTATTCGCATATTGCAAAAGCAATTTCATCAGGCGAGAGATACTTAAGTCATATGCACTGTGGTGTAAAGGTATTTACACAATCAGGTCACTTTAAAGTTATGACAGGTAAATTTTTATTACTTATGAGCTTAATTGGTAACCTGGTAAAAACTGTGTAACTAATTTATTAGTCTGTAGCTCTTGTAATAATGGGTTCTGCAGGGGCAAAAGCTGCATCTGTAAGTGTAATGTTTTGAGAAATAAGACACTGAATATTTTCAGAATTTCTGTGTATTCATTCTCAGAAGAAGAGCACCTATATATACAAGTGTACTATTTATGAAATAAAAGAATAAAACTTATTCCTATACATTTTGTCTCAAGTGTAACTAACTTATTCCTTTACAATGTGAATGATAATGACATGTTCATCTAATGGCTATTATCATTTTGTCAACTTTGTATGGCTAGGATTCATCTTTGATATTCTTGGTATTCATTGTATACAACCGCGTATACTCTTTCAGTATTGGACCAGATTCAACAGGCCCAGATTCATCAGGCCCAAAGCATTCTTTATTCAGCATTTGGCCCATTGTTTTATTTAACCGATTTGGCTCATTTCTTCGATGTTGACTTCTTTCTTCTTCCTTCAATCATCAATCATCTCTTTCTCTTTCAATCCTCCATTGAAACTCTGAATCATCTTCTTCCTTTTccatcgaagaagaagaagatgatgatgcaTGTAATCCTA from Lycium barbarum isolate Lr01 chromosome 10, ASM1917538v2, whole genome shotgun sequence includes:
- the LOC132615489 gene encoding pseudouridine kinase-like, with the protein product MLLDINATPSSAAGSNRYTRLSSFPGKVAFISGGVARNVADCMSKLKAKSLMISAVGHDLAGNFLWEEWNATGLSVEAILRHKDSDTAVSCNTFDGKGELAAALASVESIEPFLTPDWIGRFKGEISSAPILMVDANLSYHSLEATCQMADHSRTPVWFDLASVAKSGRITSVVDYVRFVSANEDELIAMANALYGVDKFPPVRRDHSTTVESLFELLKPAIQVLLQKEVKVIVVNVRSDGVFLCSKAKSDLGRLDFRGDQPPPCSKQLSEAVDAKWSIGASKYNLFSDFLAVHCPALSATVVRDKGAGDCLVGTTIASLCAGLDVMPSVAVGIAAAKFAVEVETNVPSELSLDRIAYDAKTYVHSRMSVSQRNSTKNSSYLSKELVTSQPPSQNKNINNPLLWQSQSQNSTGGNHAPLSRGTANNYQISRGHARQIDEQMIVRGQEYEQPISRSIINQLPQPNVQAAPQKKDAVEKPKYTKILKVNLPLEAIQKDKFEEESQVEEEQEEEDAQMQGETVQSRKANKRSAKVAREAYQRAAATGRNKHKFTKY